ctttcttctcattttctcatttattggcatctaaaaaatattcaaaaaatgccGACGGATCTAAATGCATTTAGAACTCATGCAAATAATAAAACctcttaaaactaacaaaagcCGGAATAGAGCTCGTAAACAAAATATCTTAACAAGAACAACAATGGCAAACCCAcctaaaattttacaataactctttgaattttttttaattttaatatatgaaaaaaatttataacaccttaaattttattctaactctttgtaaattttaatattttttttaattgacattttatatttCACCTTTTTAACTTTGACCCCTGAGTTTTATCTCTGAATCAACCATAGTAAAGCAGTAGATAAGCCAACGGCATAAGGCTAGTTGGTAGCGATGCAAGGGTGGTGCcaacaaaagagaaacaattcaatcgataatttttttttataaattttagtttttataattattaattaaagatgtatagaaattttataaatttttactggGGCGAACATCATTTAGCttcaataaagataaaaagggtatttcttttgttttgttttttttttacgaatttcataacaaaaattaaccaattttatCAACAAATTGAACAgacaagtgaaaaaataaactttttaaacttcaaaGGTGAAACGGTATTTCACCAAAGTTTGGTGGGGAATGGAAATAGTAATTCAGCCCTGTTTTGGTTAGTTTTGAAATAAGACCCAGTCAAATAAGTAATAAGCACAAGTGGAAAAAGCGACTGAATATACTAACCATTCTAAGACCGacgaaaataatattttttgtaaattggATTCCGTCAGCCGAAGGTGATTTTGTGATGTCACTGGAAATTCATGGACCCATCAAAATATAGAATAGTTGAAAGACCCATTCAAACTCTAATACTGTAAGTGAATTACAATTAGAATTTcccttttttagttttttcccAGCAAATATAATAACCGCGTTTTTGTGGAAAAAGTGTGAGTTCAATAGGGAAAGTGACATACtaaatgattttgtttgttgaatGTATGAGTCTATTCTCCCATCGGCCATATTGAGTCATCGCGATTAGAAATATATTTGGTTCAAATTAAGGGTAGGGTTGACTCACATTTGAAACAAATTCATAGTACTTAATTTGAGTTGAAGCTCCTTTTAGTTGGTAGATAACATCATCAGATGACTCTCGATATGATGTACTGTTTTGTTAGAATGATTGATAAGCATcatcgataaaataaatattgttaaagTTAGATAAAAgagtcaattttaaattaaactatcaaattaaaactttaatttgaaattgatttgtttgatttgaatgataaatttgaactaaactagTTTGGATTAGATCTAACCCTTATTTTGATTCAGATCGAAATTTTCTTGTTAAGAAATTTAACTTAAGCATCCCAAATAGTTATGGAGTAATATGCCACCTAATctaaatttattagttaaataaatattaccaaaaaatatattgcaATTGATAAACCATTGAGAATCAATTGTACTTGATTTATGGATGATAAGAGACCGAGACATTTGATTTGTgagggaaaaacaaaattaaaacagagaaaaaaaagatgTCGAAGGAAAATTTGAGGCAAGAGAGATTTCTATGGAAAAAGGCGAATAAAAAGGAGAATCATTTAGAACTATGGAAAGACCCTGATAGagtagaaaacataaaaaacattaGAAAAATCAATCAAAGTGAAGATGATAATGTGACACATGATGTGATAATTTATTTGACAATGTGACATGATTATTTATGTGTGCATGATAATTTGGAGTCATGTAagaagatttatatatatgaaataagaATTCCTAATTAAGTAGAGTTTGgtttaatcaaattttcttcCGAAGTTTGatgtaaaacaaaaatttctagtcctttttattttattactagcGAAAGTAGAGCGATAAGGATGGTCAAACGTGACTACTTCAATAGCATTCAATGCATTTCCCAACATATTTGCATCTGCACaaaggccaaagggctattttccacctaagttttagctCAGCCTTAAAATCACATCAACTaaagatgaaaaacctaaacacctatttatatctaaattttcattaaaattatcattaaatattagagtggaataatcatttaataataatattaaaaaatatataattatatcttatttttcccctcaaattttgaaaattaatatttcactctcaaaccttaactttgaaaagtgacttcccCCCTCCCCCCAAATACCTAGATTTTTTCTTTACTCCTCCCCCCAGTCAAAGGCCTTTAACTTTGCTGGACAATGAGTATCGTTCAAATCTAAATAACAAAGTGTCATCTAGAATGGACAACTGTTGTCATCTAGAGGTCATCTTTTGGATGATGATGACTTATTTGTCTACTGTAAGGTTGTTGTTCTCCCATAGAAGTGGTTAGATTTCATGTTTGATAACTTAAGGggaaatgtgaattttttaaaacttaattatgagaaaaattgttagttttccaaaccaatagcgaaatgagatataattttaattattttattattattgataaaataacgattttactctttaactctaacagaaaatttgtgAATGTGTTCTAATGGACTAAAACttggatagatatttgagtttttcatatgTCGTgggtatatatttttcatttcaccAAAATTTGGGTGgcaaatagtcttttggccttgcataaatattataaaaaggtTAGGGGACTGGAGGAGACTTGGTCAATGGAGATGCCAACAGGGAAGGGGCGGGGAGAGCATTTCAATCCCCGTCCCTGTTCCTGTATGAGATATCAATCCCCCGTCCCCGACCCATCCTTACTACGGGGATAAAAATTATTCATCGTCCTTTTCCAGTGAAGAAAAACCTTATTCCCATCCCCTTCCTTTTCTGTCCTCGCAGGGAAAAATCTCTTCTTCATGCCCGcaagaaaaaattttctctttatatcctataaacacaatataaatatattaaataacaaaattaagtaaaattaaaactaactcaCTATTTTAcatgtcacaaatataatatattagtcactttaatatgcacaacaaaaatctaaataaatttgaaaaacctaaataatctaaaactataaggatatttaatattttaagtaaatgtattaatataaagagacagGGACGAGGGCAGGGCGGGGAAGGGGCGAGGCGGGGAGGGGAGACATGCATCATTGTCCTCGGCCCATCCCTGAttgctaaaattttttttatccttgtcCCTGTCTCCTTTCCCTTTTCTAATAGGAAATCTCTTCCTCGTTAGGGTTAAAGAGGGTATGTGCCTTTAAAGTCAGAATAAAATTGCTATCTCTATTGGTCATCTAATCAGAAGAGGAAGGAGCACCACTGTCATGAGCAAAGACTGCCACAGgtgatgacatgtcattattaaGACCTTCGTTCTTTCGTCTTCACTTTGAAGTAAGTAGGTGAAGAAGCCATTTCGATTCTTCCAAAACTCATCCTAATTgatttcctctctttttttttttgaatgaattttggGTATtctaagggggtgtttggtttagaaaatgttttattatcaaaattaaaaaattattttgaagatagattacttagaagattattggatataaattattactatatttgataaaatttagtaggtaaaaaaaattattgtgtttgattagaaataataaaagaatactaataaattattttacttaaatgcccttggatataattattctaaaatattttttatattacttattatattaatggaaaataaggttatttttattttttaaaaattaattaataaaaatataattataataaaattaaaattactttggtaatcttttaatacataaggtgaaagtggtattcaaattaccacttatattatctatcacatcatcattaataataaaatattatcataataatttattattaataaaataaataagataatataaataataaaagatagaataTCAAAACGATCTTTATTATACACAACCAAACAACCAGTAAAAGTAAATAAGCTAACCAACTAGTTTGGCCGCCAGCAAAATGCCACGTCCCTCTTCTACTTCTTAAGCACGCTGGCTCACTGGCCCATGTGAGACACAAAAGGGGCCACAGCCCAACAAATACAAAACCGGGCTCAAAGTAACAGATATGAGTCCATGAGATATTCTAAGGATCCAACGGGATTTACGGCTGGACGTGATCCAAGCCTACTCGGACTCAAATTGAATTCTCTGAGTTTGAGCAGGGGTATCAATTGAGTCGGTGGAAAGTTATCGAAAAACTTATTTTCTCcaataacttttctttttttctagtaatttttctttttaatctttgaCAATCCttatcctttttctttaatgaCTTCTTTGTTGAACTCATGGACAATTGAGCGAACCAAATTCGTTTGGAaaataaatagttaatatattcaaaataattaggtATCTACAAAATACTATCTTAATTTATCCTTTCATTATATTCGGGATGTGATGTGGTTTCGAAGGAAGGATTAGATATggacaaattcaataaaatttcattaataaacaaaagaataacGTATCCTTCGCTATTAGGGAGATGAGACGTCTTTTACGTTACTCAAAATATGTGGAAGtatcaacttaattttataGAGTCATTCGGTCTAAATACTACATGAAGAAAATAAGTCAGATGACGGAACGAGAAGATCTAAGATGTAGAAGATCATAATATGACAGATTTAGATTCTTATATATCCACTCATATGGTATTTCATCATTTACGTCCAAAAAGTTGTATGCTTTGGAAGAAGCTTGTATAGGATTTTGAGCTAACTCttgttcaagtttgactcaaatccaccTTAACAAACATGTTTGGGATAATTTTGTTTGACTAATTACCCTAGTTAATAAATGTGGgagtagaaataaaatattacaaaaattatataggtataatacgataaatagtgaaaaatacATTCATAAAAAAAGGTCATAAAATTCGGATAAGAAAAAGatatgaaatatgtatatataggcttaatatgacacatcattaataatacgtttctaaaaatacgacagtatcaataataatttaattatttttcataaatcttctaattaaaatcaatataatagtttcaaaataaagtgtctaattgactattaaacatactttaaattatcattttatgaatttttttatcaaatcattaccaaaatattataatttgttaatgtttgagctaaacaaattaaacttgtATAAGAGATCCACAAAATACCTTTATAGTCCCATTGAAAATGCAAAATACACATTAGGgatttggatgacaaaaaattaagtttttttttttttggttttatatagttatgatactatggtaattaattgaaaatataagggatatttttgtactttaaaattcataaaaaagagaaaaggtattaaatgacaaaaatatgtgtttaatacgagaaatacataaaataagtgtttaatatattttgggttcAAATATTCAGAACAATGTGtttaaaatgcaaattaaatGGGAATATGAATAATTCGCATTTCCACTCACTAGGTTAATGATGGAAGGAATTTCAGTAACTGAAATGTTCTGATCTGATCTGATCTATCTTCATAGCAAATTGAGCTTTCTGTTTCAAAATTGTGAAGATTATGTTTCCACTAGCAGTTGActtgttgaaaatgaaataaaaaagaaagaaagttggATTTCATGAATGTTAAAAGGGAATTATCTTATCGTTGACCTCTTCAAATAATTATGCACAAGGTTGAGATGCCTAAAATCTAATCACTGAAATTGTGCTTATTCTTCAGAAAAAGATTAAGTTGCCTTGTCAAGTTTCTTGAGGGCCGACCCCTTTTTCCACGAGTAGCCACGAGATAGTCCAAGTTATTGAAGTGTTAAAACTTATTGCTTGATAAAGGTGGATTCggattgattcaaatttgagtttaggtCAATTCAAGTTTTAGCTTGACTTTAAAAAGTTGAATTCGAGCTTGACAAGCTCCCTTCAAATCATTTGAAGTTTGGCTCGGTTTGGGAGGAGTTTAGCTCGATATTTGTTATAGATAGAGTTGAATTCAAGCTAAGTTTCATTGGATACTATGACTGAgcgaaaattgattaaaataatatcattttaatacgtattaattaaataaaacttttaatcaaCATATctgaattaaacttttttcaagCGCACATATTAGACAATTTCTCAAATGTGGGCAaacattaatattgtttttatttaataaacctTGGGTAAATGTATAGTccaatgaattaatttttatggacATATTGTaatcaatttcatcaaatatctcatacattttataaataaagtctGGGTTATGACGTTGGATATGTGGGTATGGTTGTATTTGAGTTaagttgaacttgaacttgCCTCAAAGTTATTCGAGTTTGAAACAAGCTTTAAACTTGACTTAATACTCTAGTTGAACAAAAATTGactaaaatgacatcatttttatGTGTATTGATCGAAACGTTGTTTTAGtctatttgtattaaaattttccaaGTTCGCAAGCTTGTCAAACTGAACACTCCTAAAACttgaacttgaaaatatttaactctaaaAATTCAACTCAAGATCATTTGAGccaaactaattttttagttcGGACAAactgttacaaaaaaaaaaacttaaatcacCCCACTAGAATTATCATCATTTTGGGAGCATACTGAAAATGAATATTAGTTTCACCAAACTGATAATTGATGttatttgaaattgattatACATCAATGATGAGACATCAGATTTATTTGAACCTATGATGcgtttaattttaagtattctaTAACATGTATGTGAATGAATTACATAATTGTATTTAGATAATTGATTAATAGCATGAATATTGTGTAATTAATCTAACACAACACCTCACAAACTCGAAGTCATCCAAAGCAAACTCATTTTGAGCATCTTCAAATTGAGTTGACAATCgaacttgattcgaattcatCTCTATTGCTAGGTGTGGAtcaaaaaaagaatatatacattatcattttcactttttcttGGCGTGGATCACCCCTAACTGGATTCCAATACATGATTTAAGCTTTTTTTGTGATTAGATTTTATACTGATTCGGACCGGTTTGGCCAAGTGCCAAGATATGGGGAACCCATCAAATAAAGACATTTCCTCACCTTTTTTCAAACTCATCTGTTTGAGGCCTATAAAATGGCTTCTTAGCCAATAAATCTCTTCAAGAATTAAGAAAGACAAATTAACAATTAGAGAAGAGTTGAATCTTTCAAGGCACTAGTTGTTCATCTCCCTCAAAGGCTTCTACCTTGtccatgaaaaaggaaaaaaaaagtcgTTATTTGTGGCACATGGGGCAAGGCTGGCTAGAAGACCTTGGGGGAGATACAACAGGTGGTGTCTTGCTAGCAAAGAAGTTGCGAGGCAGGCAATCTCCAAGGCATGCAGTTTCATTGCTCACTCTCCTTCAAAGGCTTCTGGCAATAGCTTAAAATTAAGCCAGCCCCAGGTAATTGGGGAGAGTGGACAAAACTTGCCTTGAAAATGATTAGTAACAATGGAATGCCATTGAAGGCACACATTGCTCACTCTTCCTCGAGGGCTTCCGTATTGCCATGTTCAATTCAAAGGCCCTGACAGAGGTTCTTGGGGAGATTCACGTAAGACCCCGAATTCAGCAGGTAACTCAGAATTTTCTACGTgggtatttttttaaactaattttggcTTTGGCTCCAGGTTGTCTAGGAAATTAAGATATGAGAAGACAAATAAAGTTATTAGTATCATTATACACAATatgatattaatgaaaaattatatatattatgaaatataccaaattaatataatacagtagatgtatcatataatacaatacgttttttataatacaatatatattattgatacgaattgatacactttttagaaaaatgatCATATAGTAAGGGTAtctatgagaaattttaaaattttaaggatattagtgatattttccaaaataataacatgtcaattagaattttttattaatttatttttaaaagttgtattataccatatgatatgatactttatatataatacgaaaaattagatttttgatacacaatttgacTACTATAATATAAAGTTATAGAACGAATTTggagatattaattattttatcctcATTTTCAACTATCTATACATATCTAActactattttattcaatatatatttataatcacatttatatttgaattccttttaaaaatgaaagttgTTAGGTGGAATGTTTAGTTGGGGGCTTAATGGGTCAATCAACcattttttgccaaaaaaattgTTGGTCAGGTTCTTAGCAGGCCAGCCAATCgcatttttttcaacttttttggtaaaaaataaatGGCTAGCCGTTTAAGCACCTGACCAAATATTCGGCCAAGTAACTTTCATATGTTTAAAGGAAATCAAACATTAGCGTGGATATAAATgcatgttaaataaaatgatgattagatatatatatatatatatatatggctgaAAATGcagctaaaaatattaatatccCGCGTATTTGGGGGACGTAGGGACAGACAGTGAGAGTGAATGCTTCAAAGCCAGCCAGCAAGACATGTTGCATGTGATGAGATGACCCATTTGTCAGCTTCTCTCTCAAACTTTGTAGAAAAATGCATCCATTTCAGGCTATGTTTGCCGTGCTTTTTGATATCCTTAACCAAATAAAGTAGCTTGTGAACTGTGTGAATGAAATGGCTTGTCATATACCATCCATTATGCAAACTGAAAGATGAAATATCTCTTCTTTTGAGCACCACATTGTTTGTTTCTCTCAATGGGATCATTTCTGGCTATTCATCTATTGGCTTGGCCTCGTAATTTTTGCCAGAAGAGTCAAGTTGATAGGtaagtttttcatcttcaaataGTTAAGCATATGGGCgattttgtataaattacaaattataatagagtatattatttttcacacCTAAGGTTAGGCCTAAAGACACTTTTATATCTCTAGATCACATACACAAcactaatgaaaaaaaaatcctaaatagTGCTAGAAAATGATATTACCATTTGACTtattcagtttcatttttcaaaattatcatataacctcAAATTAATagaactaaaaaaaatttttgacatatataacttatatatagACCCATTTATTTTTCGTTGTCTTTTTTTCACTCTCACCCTTTTCTTCCCCTCTTTTTAGTTTTAGGCCATCATCGATTTTCACCCTATTCTGTTTCTTCCTTTGTTCCTATGTTCCATTTCCTTtaaccatcttcatcttcttcctcaattCGACATTTTGAGGTTGTCACCATCAACAACTCATATCACTATGGAAAAGAGGGTGGTGGGGATTAGCAATAATGAGATCACTATAGTGGTGGTGGTGAAGAAGTGGCACGTACAGCTAgggttgtaaaaaaaaatacaggGACTAATTTGTAAGTTTTCAAACCTTTGAAGAGgtaaaacatcatttttaaaacatgtgaatcaaatatgtaaaaaaaaaaaaatcaaaattaatgaatggTGAATTACTAGTTTGCATTCATACCGTTATTTTTTTAgcattgtttgatttttgataGAAAAGTATTTTTAATGTCATTTAGGGTGGAAAATGTTTTTAAGTTAAACCTTGGATGGATAAAtgtaatttactttttataataaaataaaattacttgtgcaaacaaattttgttaatttatctATACGGTAATGACATGTAAACAAGTGAattgattgtttactttttctctcacttttaATCTAATCAAATCAGACACTAATATATtagattgtatgaataaattattaagatttgttcgcatatataatattagtttttgtaatatgtataattatgtgTTCTAAATTAGGCAGTGTTAGTCAATGTGAtttccctttcttcttgtttgtacctctttttgtttgtttttaaagttATCCCTTTCTTCTTTCACCTCAATGGCACTACAACCGCACCTATCATCTTGTTTAAATTGTGACTTAGGCACGCCATGTTCAAGCTCTGTTAACCAAAACAAACCAGCCACAGCTGCtcttcaaataaaaacaaagaagggATAAGTCCTATCAAAGACTAGATCAATCTACCACATCTTGGATTGAAACTTGCAGCCAATATTCAAAACCTTTACATGGGTAAAAGGAGAATATATATGCAAGAACCGGGTtaagaaaaagaatagaaaGCAGATAATTATCACTGGAGCCtaagatttaataaaactgGTGGAGTATTATAGTTTCCAGGGAAAAAGTCTAAGTTTCAACCTCTTCTACGTTTATGAAACTCTGATTTATCTAGTATAAAAGTTATGAGTCTAGTTACTATGTTTTGGGTTTATTCGTCCAACCAATAAAAACAGGTCCTTAACTATAAAAgaagaacaataataataatcacgTACAATGTATCAAAGTATGAAACCGCAAGCTTAGTTGACTCCTAAAAAAACTCCTCAAGCTCATATTCAGCTCAGGAAGGGTGTGTTATTTCAGTCTTTCTCATTGATGAAGAGAAAGATAGCATCAAATTCCATACATAAATAGATAACCCATCATATAAAGAGGATCTAAAGGTTGCACTAAAATGACTTCATCAATATAAGAGCCTAATTTTTAGTATTCAATTGactatttagataatatatcattttatatcgGGTATTActtaatcattcaattatatgataaaatatcattttgatactcaattgaatattcaaaactaagtgcatataattttattgttaatataattattcatcCCAGGACAAGTTCACTCACAGGCAATACCCCAAGAAATAATTACACACAGAAATGTGATATTTGACCTCTTCTCTTGCAACACATTAAGCAACTTCCTGGTTCTTCTCCACAACTCTCACCCCATCGGCAGATCTAAGCAAATTAGCCTGGTAAGAATGCACATTCAAACACCAAAAGAGAAGAAAGTAagtgtaaataaattattttctagtAAAGAAGAAACCCACTTATAGCAAATAAATGCATTTTGAAGTTCATATTCATCACCTGATCTTCAGTGATCTCCACAGCAAACCCATCAACAATGACCAAAGACAATGTCTTTCGGTAGCTGCCTGGCTCGAGAGTGCGAGCCAAGAGCTCATCGTGCTTCTTACTCAGATATAAATCCAGCTGATTGGCCCCTTGCTTTGTTctataaagacaaaaagaagaaTGCATAAGACAGATACAGAGATATATCagtgaataatattaatattatataaaaatagtttaCGGTTTCGAGTTTAGGGTTGAAGATACTAACTGATCTGTTTGAAGACGCTGATACTCGGGATCATAATTCATGAAAACAAAGTATAACTCAGTATTTGAGCCTCCCATGGCAGATTCTCTCtctagttatatttttttctcttcaagcTAAGTTGAGAGTTCAAAGTAGAATGCTAAGAGTGACTTAGCTTTCAGCTCCATGTGCTTTCTATATATACATGAACATCAATTATTAACGCAGTGAAAAGTTACCAAGCATCTTGTTCACACTTAAAGTTTCTCCCTAGGGTTTCTAATGTTGACCCGCTGCTGGTACAAAATGTCCATGGAGGAGAATCAATGGGAAATATTGGTGATAAAGAAGTGTCCTACGAAGGGTCCATGAAAGATGAGTGTCAAACTTTAAGTTGACCCACAATGGGTAAATTATTGTTTCTCaaataagttataaaacttCTATTCAATGTAgaataacataattattattttaaaataaaaaataattattttagggtGAACATGGCATCACAAGATTGCGCTCGTCAAGGTATGATCTAATTAAAATCATACTAAAGAATTGTGATTTGGTTAAATCGCACTTCACATAATGTGTTTTGAATTAGATTGCAGTTGATTTGATGTGATTTGGCTAGATTGCACATAGTTTGGTGCAATTCAAGCTAATTACACCCAATTAAGATCACACTTGACTTGTATGATTTAAGCCAAATTTGGGTGGTTCGTCAATGGTtgtttttaggataaaaatgaaaaa
This sequence is a window from Mangifera indica cultivar Alphonso chromosome 20, CATAS_Mindica_2.1, whole genome shotgun sequence. Protein-coding genes within it:
- the LOC123204216 gene encoding subtilisin-like protease SBT2.5, coding for MGGSNTELYFVFMNYDPEYQRLQTDQTKQGANQLDLYLSKKHDELLARTLEPGSYRKTLSLVIVDGFAVEITEDQANLLRSADGVRVVEKNQEVA